A single Polyodon spathula isolate WHYD16114869_AA chromosome 6, ASM1765450v1, whole genome shotgun sequence DNA region contains:
- the LOC121316744 gene encoding hydrolethalus syndrome protein 1 homolog isoform X2: MNGQEMDDIAFTEDDIQQQLVLLGYNNIPRHRLHEFKKDLEQLIRHERSKSQTSSERVSPQSYSSGGKNSPAYGSQSEATYTHKPCATSRKKFPQPERQVQLSTYGTEHPSTSPRFQQYDSYIMHSVTPTFPRPTSAPCRLDVENNSESINSTLESATSSSTNPDRPQGSYRKPAIKRKVLRKQNGQAHVCDESIHSEAELDAVRKLEERLAGLQMCSEVSDFDLETDEIGSLSEQSSSDEARPRSAFQLYTRDALRSAETERDSRSSSRPKSFIRPQLDHPHKRNLKKNDPVSKYFQYKQAWEAFRPPEEKEHKGLRWGIREQMLYKSQLPSKPQRIYVPNTYEVPTEKKRLALRWEVRHDLAKGLMPQKVFYPF; the protein is encoded by the exons ATGAACGGCCAG GAAATGGACGATATTGCTTTTACAGAAGATGACATTCAGCAGCAACTGGTTTTGCTGGGCTACAACAATATACCAAGACACAGGCTCCATGAATTCAAAAAAG atCTTGAACAACTGATCAGACATGAAAGATCAAAAAGCCAGACTTCCAGCGAAAGAGTTTCTCCTCAGTCCTACAGCAGTGGTGGCAAGAACTCCCCTGCTTACG gtTCCCAGAGTGAAGCCACTTATACCCATAAACCCTGTGCTACTTCTAGAAAGAAGTTTCCACAACCAGAGAGACAA gTGCAGTTGTCTACATATGGAACTGAGCATCCCAGCACTTCTCCAAGGTTCCAGCAATATGACTCTTACATCATGCACTCTGTGACACCAACATTTCCACGGCCCACTTCTGCCCCCTGCAGGCTAGATGTAGAGAACAACTCAGAAAGCATAAACAGCACTTTAGAGTCTGCTACAAGTAGTTCAACAAACCCAGACAGACCACAGGGTTCTTACAGGAAACCTGCAATCAAGAGAAAAGTACTAAG GAAACAGAATGGACAGGCTCATGTCTGTGATGAATCGATCCACAGTgaagcagaat TAGATGCCGTCCGTAAACTGGAGGAAAGACTCGCCGGTCTACAAATGTGTTCAGAAGTGTCAGACTTTGACCTGGAGACTGATGAAATAGGGAGCTTGAGTGAGCAATCCAGCTCAGATGAGGCAAGACCTCGCTCTGCCTTTCAGCTGTACACCAGAGATGCT TTGAGATCTGCAGAAACTGAGCGTGATTCACGTAGTTCAAGTCGACCCAAGTCTt TTATTCGTCCGCAACTGGATCACCCTCATAAAAGGAACCTAAAGAAAAATGATCCTGTTTCAAA GTATTTTCAGTACAAACAAGCCtgggaagctttcagacctcctGAAGAAAAAGAGCACAAAGGGCTGCGCTGGGGAATAAGG GAACAAATGCTGTACAAGAGCCAACTACCATCT aaGCCCCAGCGCATTTATGTTCCCAATACGTACGAAGTGCCAACTGAGAAGAAAAGATTAGCACTGAGGTGGGAAGTACGACATGACTTGGCAAAAGGATTAATGCCACAGAAGGTCTTTTATCCATTTTAG
- the LOC121316743 gene encoding 39S ribosomal protein L4, mitochondrial-like — protein sequence MFRVSVTLCCRAIGKRFASTISGEGGLPSNLRLAPNLVQFSQTERPPAAGSGFPVLRQCEVEIPSHLTARQAWLESLRGYDDEQLGLVDLHPDVFAVPPRIDILHEVAIWQKNFKRISHAKVKTRAEVRGGGRKPWQQKGSGRARHGSIRSPLWRGGGVAHGPRGPTSYYYMLPMKVRVMGLKVALSAKLAQDYLHIVDSLEMPTPDSQYIVDLARHRHWGDSVLIVDVKEDLPENILKATEDLKTINVMPVIGLNVHSMLKHETLVLTLDAVSFLEKKLLWHDCRYSPLYPFKLPYRDLP from the exons ATGTTCCGTGTTTCTGTGACTCTTTGCTGCAGAGCGATTGGAAAGAGG TTTGCATCGACAATCTCAGGAGAAGGGGGGCTTCCCAGCAATCTCAGACTTGCTCCAAACCTTGTACAATTTTCACAGACAG AGAGGCCTCCTGCTGCTGGCTCAGGATTTCCGGTTCTCAGGCAGTGCGAGGTAGAGATCCCCTCCCACCTCACTGCCAGGCAGGCTTGGCTTGAGTCCCTGCGAGGTTATGATGATGAGCAGCTGGGCTTGGTAGACCTGCATCCTGATGTCTTTGCTGTGCCTCCAAG GATCGATATACTCCATGAGGTTGCAATCTGGCAGAAAAACTTTAAGAGAATT AGCCATGCTAAAGTGAAGACCCGGGCTGAGGTGAGAGGTGGAGGCAGAAAACCATGGCAACAGAAAGGAAGTGGCAGAGCACGTCATGGCAGCATTAGATCACCCTTGTGGAGAGGAG GTGGTGTAGCACATGGCCCCAGAGGTCCAACTAGTTATTATTACATGCTCCCTATGAAAGTGCGTGTAATGGGACTTAAAGTTGCTCTCAGTGCCAAGCTGGCTCAG GATTACCTTCATATTGTTGACTCCCTGGAGATGCCAACCCCAGACTCCCAGTACATTGTGGATCTGGCCAGACACAGGCACTGGGGAGATTCTGTTCTCATTGTAGACGT GAAAGAAGACCTtcctgaaaatatattaaaagcaaCAGAAGACTTGAAGACAATAAATGTAATGCCTGTCATTG GTCTGAATGTTCACAGTATGCTGAAACATGAAACTCTGGTACTTACCCTGGATGCAGTGAGTTTTTTGGAAAAGAAGCTGCTTTGGCATGACTGCAGATACTCTCCTCTCTACCCATTCAAGCTACCCTACCGTGACTTACCCTAA
- the LOC121316744 gene encoding hydrolethalus syndrome protein 1 homolog isoform X1, whose product MNGQEMDDIAFTEDDIQQQLVLLGYNNIPRHRLHEFKKGFKFSFFQDLEQLIRHERSKSQTSSERVSPQSYSSGGKNSPAYGSQSEATYTHKPCATSRKKFPQPERQVQLSTYGTEHPSTSPRFQQYDSYIMHSVTPTFPRPTSAPCRLDVENNSESINSTLESATSSSTNPDRPQGSYRKPAIKRKVLRKQNGQAHVCDESIHSEAELDAVRKLEERLAGLQMCSEVSDFDLETDEIGSLSEQSSSDEARPRSAFQLYTRDALRSAETERDSRSSSRPKSFIRPQLDHPHKRNLKKNDPVSKYFQYKQAWEAFRPPEEKEHKGLRWGIREQMLYKSQLPSKPQRIYVPNTYEVPTEKKRLALRWEVRHDLAKGLMPQKVFYPF is encoded by the exons ATGAACGGCCAG GAAATGGACGATATTGCTTTTACAGAAGATGACATTCAGCAGCAACTGGTTTTGCTGGGCTACAACAATATACCAAGACACAGGCTCCATGAATTCAAAAAAG gttttaaattttctttctttcaagatCTTGAACAACTGATCAGACATGAAAGATCAAAAAGCCAGACTTCCAGCGAAAGAGTTTCTCCTCAGTCCTACAGCAGTGGTGGCAAGAACTCCCCTGCTTACG gtTCCCAGAGTGAAGCCACTTATACCCATAAACCCTGTGCTACTTCTAGAAAGAAGTTTCCACAACCAGAGAGACAA gTGCAGTTGTCTACATATGGAACTGAGCATCCCAGCACTTCTCCAAGGTTCCAGCAATATGACTCTTACATCATGCACTCTGTGACACCAACATTTCCACGGCCCACTTCTGCCCCCTGCAGGCTAGATGTAGAGAACAACTCAGAAAGCATAAACAGCACTTTAGAGTCTGCTACAAGTAGTTCAACAAACCCAGACAGACCACAGGGTTCTTACAGGAAACCTGCAATCAAGAGAAAAGTACTAAG GAAACAGAATGGACAGGCTCATGTCTGTGATGAATCGATCCACAGTgaagcagaat TAGATGCCGTCCGTAAACTGGAGGAAAGACTCGCCGGTCTACAAATGTGTTCAGAAGTGTCAGACTTTGACCTGGAGACTGATGAAATAGGGAGCTTGAGTGAGCAATCCAGCTCAGATGAGGCAAGACCTCGCTCTGCCTTTCAGCTGTACACCAGAGATGCT TTGAGATCTGCAGAAACTGAGCGTGATTCACGTAGTTCAAGTCGACCCAAGTCTt TTATTCGTCCGCAACTGGATCACCCTCATAAAAGGAACCTAAAGAAAAATGATCCTGTTTCAAA GTATTTTCAGTACAAACAAGCCtgggaagctttcagacctcctGAAGAAAAAGAGCACAAAGGGCTGCGCTGGGGAATAAGG GAACAAATGCTGTACAAGAGCCAACTACCATCT aaGCCCCAGCGCATTTATGTTCCCAATACGTACGAAGTGCCAACTGAGAAGAAAAGATTAGCACTGAGGTGGGAAGTACGACATGACTTGGCAAAAGGATTAATGCCACAGAAGGTCTTTTATCCATTTTAG